The genomic stretch TCAAATCATCAGGTGATAAAAAACCCATTCTATTAATCTCCTATAGCCAATAAAGTCTCTTCACGCATAGGATTCAATGCAACCTCTTCATGAGGTGACCAACCCTTGTGTTTCTTGCGCCCCAGCGTTCTGGATGATGTTGCTTTGCTTGTTCATATACGTCATGCCTTTTTGCCAATATATCTTTAAATTCTCCACTATGGCATTGTGCAGGGGTCACGAAATTTAAACCGCTGTGTAAATGAACCTCGTTGTACCACTTAATAAACTGTCCTGCCACTTTCTCGCATCCTCCAAGGAAGCAAACCCTTTATGAGGGAACTCAGGAGGTACTTAAGTGTGCGGAACATTGCCTCCGAAAATGGATTGTCATTGCTTACGCGCGGCCTAGAGAACGAGCTTTGAATGCCCAAGGTCTCAAGTAACCCAAGGAATGTCGCGGCCTTCATAGGGCTGCCATTATCAGAGTGTAGTACCAAGGGCTGCCTTTTATCCCTCTTTAAGCACAGCTTTCTTTACGAGTTTCTCAGCGTATTGGGCCTCCTCTGATTCCCATACTTCCCAACCACAGCTTTGCGACTGAACAGGTCAAGAATCAATACAGTCGGTAGAACAGTCCTTTCACAGGCCCCCCAAGCCATGTGATATCCATGTCCAAACTTGGTTCGGCGCAGTTGCTAGATGGCTTTCAGGAACCCGTCTTTTGGGCTTCTGACTGCGGCCACGATGATTCTGCATTTCTTCTTCACGCAGTACGCGATAGAAGGTCGATTCAGATGCGATATACTTCTCCTGATCGGCCAGTTGCGGCACAATCTGAGTAGGAGGTAAATCGGCATATTCTTCTCGGTTCACAACTTCTAAAATTTCTGCCCTTTCTTCTTCCGATAGTTTATTTTTAGGCGTGGGCCGTTTGGCATGCGGGCGCTGATCGACTTTGACATCGCCTTCAGACACCCACCGCTGATAGGTCCGCACATGAATATGCAATTCTTCACATGCCTTTGAAAGACGTGCGCCATTTCGATTAGCTTCTTGAATCAATTCCACGGCACGTGCGCGATCTGGTGGGCCTATCATTCGTCCTCTTGGTCCCCCCAAATCGCTCGGGCCTTTTTTCTTAGGAGTAACAATGCGGCAGCTTCTGCCAGCGCCTTCTCCTTTTTTTGAAGATCCTTTTCCAATGTTTTGGATCGCTGTTTTTCCTCTTTTAGTTGTCCAGTTAACGCTTTGGCTTGGTTAAAAGCATTGCCGTTTGCCTGAAGACAAACTTGTTGCCAAGCATTAATCTGTTCACGGTACAAGCCTTTCTTGCGGCAATACTCCGCTATCTCTTCCTCATTCATGGCATATGTTTCCATAACAATCAAAACTTATCTTCACTGCTCCAACGGTCGCTGTTTTGTCCGTTTCCAGGTGTTGCCGCACCTGACTCCCTGGCCTCTTTCCGCCATTTATACAACGTTGCGTCGGAAATACCTACTTCCTCACTTAATGCCTTTACGGATTCATTTTGTGGTGGCATCATCCGCTTCACTATCGCAGCCTTTCGTTCTTCTGAATAACGTATCCCATTATTTGTCATTACGATGACCTCCGTGTTATTTAGTTAATCATACCACGTTTGCCTCGTACGACAACTATCCTAACAGAGGGGGGATGGGACATAAGTTTCCCTATGTTCAAACTTTAGACCTGTATATTCGGTTATTCGTCAGCTCCATATCTTTGAAGCCATTCTCACCATATCCAGTTTTTCAGCCGTAGGGCATATCCGTTGGCATACCTTCTCCGTGGGAGTGGCTTCAGCCTTCGTTCTGCCTTATCCACCTGTACTTCAAACCCTGTAACCTGTCAGTCACAACGCATGCAGGAGTATTGACGGGATGGTTTTGGGAAACATGGTTCCGTCATTCCCTTCCTTGGTTGTAAAGTTAGAATTCATTTATGAATTCTCCGCCTTTCACGCTTGGTAGCGTTTATAGCAAAGCTTGTCGCGCGCGCCCGTTAATGGAATTATCCACTTCTACTATTAGCTGGTATTGCAGAATATCGTCAATATTCTTCTTAAAGAAGAGTTCAATATCACTTCGCTAATTTATCTACCTGGACCTAGCTGACAGTGATAACAAAACCCCAAGTAACAGCTGCTACTCAGGGTTAAATAATACATTTTATTTCTCACCACTTAATTCAACTACTATTTTTGCTTGTGATTTATCGTTTGTCAATGCTTCGAATCCATTTTCAACAATATCATCCAATTGAATTTGGTCTGTAATAATTCCCTGTGGTTTTAATTGTCCTGTTCCCATTAAATCTACAGTTTGTTGGAATGTAGTAGGTGTATATGCGATTGTTGATGTAACTTTTACACCTGTATTTGTAAGCTGTATTGGATTCCATTCAATCTCCCTAGCAAATATAGACACAATAACCATTGTTCCACGTGCTCTTGTTGAATCAATTGCTTGTTTAAATGTTGGTGCTACTCCGGCAACTTCAAAGGAAACATCTACTCCATCTGGAACAATTTCCTTGATCGCTGTAACAGCATCTTGTTCGCTAGAGTTAACGACATGGGTTGCTCCTAATTCTTTTGCTTTCTCAATTCTAGTTTCCGACAAATCTAAAGCAATAATCTTGCTGGCACCAGCAGCTTTAGCTGCAATAATTGTCATTAAACCAATTGGACCTGCACCAAATACAGCTACCGTATCACCAAACTGCAGTTTCCCTTCTTTTACAGCTTGTACGGCAACCGC from Lentibacillus sp. JNUCC-1 encodes the following:
- a CDS encoding 2,3-butanediol dehydrogenase, which produces MKAAVWYGKKDLRVDEIELKQTKDTDVKVRVAWAGICGSDLHEYEEGPVFVPNEKEDPLTGEIAPLTMGHEFAGVIEEVGPKVTKYKVGDRVAINPTITYGNKPEDLDPYDGFSFIGLHSDGGFTKYANVPEDNVYLLPESLTLQDGALVEPTAVAVQAVKEGKLQFGDTVAVFGAGPIGLMTIIAAKAAGASKIIALDLSETRIEKAKELGATHVVNSSEQDAVTAIKEIVPDGVDVSFEVAGVAPTFKQAIDSTRARGTMVIVSIFAREIEWNPIQLTNTGVKVTSTIAYTPTTFQQTVDLMGTGQLKPQGIITDQIQLDDIVENGFEALTNDKSQAKIVVELSGEK